The proteins below are encoded in one region of Carcharodon carcharias isolate sCarCar2 chromosome 2, sCarCar2.pri, whole genome shotgun sequence:
- the LOC121270840 gene encoding P2Y purinoceptor 14-like: MNTSNCTDLTNTAVTKLTLPVLYFSVFIGGLLLNSLAAWIFCHIPSQSSFVVYLKNIVTADVMMLITLPFKILSDSSLGPWQLKAFACRYTLVFFYSSMYLSIMFLGLISFDRYLKIVWPMRNLMVQRIIFAKVISAGCWVVMMGSALPSIIWTNKTPTKETAAQCHQLKNQLGKNWHKFVIIKCGAIFWMTFVLLIVCYSAILKKVYWSDQKFQKDSSNVKKKANRNIFSIMGVFIVCFVPYHVVRLINDKIRDQGKCATFALYYAKEISQFLCAFNVCLDPIIYFLLCKLFTKLLFKRMRVKQDLEIEMS; the protein is encoded by the coding sequence ATGAACACAAGCAACTGCACAGACTTGACGAACACTGCAGTGACGAAGCTGACTCTCCCAGTTTTGTATTTCTCGGTTTTTATTGGAGGGTTACTGCTGAACTCACTGGCTGCCTGGATCTTCTGTCACATTCCAAGTCAATCCAGCTTTGTGGTTTATCTCAAGAACATCGTCAccgctgatgtgatgatgctcaTCACGCTTCCTTTTAAAATCCTGTCTGATTCAAGTCTTGGACCCTGGCAGCTGAAAGCATTTGCGTGTCGTTACACTCTCGTGTTCTTCTATAGCAGCATGTACCTGAGCATAATGTTCCTCGGCCTCATCAGTTTCGACAGGTATTTGAAGATAGTATGGCCCATGAGAAACCTCATGGTGCAAAGGATCATCTTTGCCAAGGTCATTAGTGCAGGCTGTTGGGTCGTAATGATGGGCTCTGCGCTTCCCAGCATCATTTGGACAAACAAGACACCCACAAAGGAAACTGCAGCACAGTGTCATCAGTTGAAAAACCAGCTCGGTAAAAATTGGCACAAATTCGTCATTATAAAATGCGGAGCTATTTTTTGGATGACTTTTGTCCTCCTCATTGTGTGTTATTCGGCCATCTTAAAAAAAGTATACTGGTCCGATCAAAAATTCCAAAAGGACTCCAGCAACGTGAAAAAGAAAGCAAATCGTAACATATTCAGCATCATGGGAGTCTTCATCGTCTGCTTTGTGCCTTATCATGTTGTCAGACTCATCAATGATAAAATCCGTGATCAGGGAAAGTGTGCAACATTCGCATTGTATTATGCAAAGGAGATCTCTCAGTTTCTATGTGCATTTAATGTTTGCCTTGACCCAATCATCTATTTCTTGCTCTGCAAGTTATTCACCAAGCTGCTGTTTAAAAGGATGCGAGTAAAACAAGATCTCGAAATAGAAATGTCTTAA